One genomic segment of Paraburkholderia hospita includes these proteins:
- a CDS encoding MFS transporter, whose translation MDNRSGGGVMKATDAAANVSTTKALPWYRDISWPQWRVLIAAWGVWVMDAVDFLAITFVLNDIAKHFNVPLSTASLLLFATYGVRWIGGLMFGSLSDRIGRKIPLVITLAWFTAGAVLTGLSWSFVSLAVFRLLLGFGMAPGFSLGATMVAESWPEKHRAIGIGILDTGWGLGAIGAAIAYDLVYPHFGWRGMFFVGVIPAILLGVFILLCVPESQAFRASGRKLRTPLRDNPAVVLFRLYPRRVGYLALLMLVLCFGSWPFQGLFPTYLKSLAFEPLTITWLTMTSAVGQVFGFFASGFIAERLGRRAGISAMLGAGAVCVVALVYSVNQFLLAECFAFLSGFFLVGSSGIWGTILTENLPREVRASGVGFLYNIGVVGGGIAPYIVLTTVKAASMTIALGIAVFTIGAALAAIVILRSVRETKGMQLSEIDAGGH comes from the coding sequence ATGGACAACCGGTCAGGAGGAGGCGTGATGAAAGCCACCGATGCAGCCGCGAATGTTTCGACGACGAAAGCGTTGCCCTGGTACAGGGACATTTCGTGGCCGCAATGGCGCGTTCTGATTGCCGCGTGGGGCGTGTGGGTGATGGACGCGGTCGACTTTCTCGCGATCACGTTCGTGCTGAACGACATCGCGAAGCATTTCAACGTGCCGCTCAGCACGGCGTCGCTGTTGCTGTTTGCGACGTATGGCGTGCGCTGGATAGGCGGCTTGATGTTCGGCAGCCTGAGCGACCGTATCGGCCGCAAGATTCCGCTGGTGATCACGCTGGCGTGGTTCACGGCGGGCGCCGTGCTGACGGGACTGTCGTGGAGCTTCGTGTCGCTCGCGGTCTTCCGTCTGCTGCTCGGCTTTGGCATGGCGCCGGGCTTCTCGCTCGGTGCGACGATGGTCGCTGAATCGTGGCCGGAAAAGCACAGGGCGATCGGTATCGGCATTCTCGATACGGGCTGGGGGCTCGGTGCCATCGGCGCGGCGATTGCCTACGATCTCGTCTATCCGCACTTCGGATGGCGCGGCATGTTCTTTGTCGGTGTCATCCCGGCGATACTGCTTGGCGTGTTCATTCTGCTGTGCGTGCCGGAATCGCAGGCGTTCAGGGCGAGTGGCCGAAAGCTCCGCACGCCGTTGCGCGACAATCCGGCCGTCGTGCTGTTCAGGCTCTATCCGCGCCGCGTCGGCTACCTCGCGTTGTTGATGCTCGTGCTGTGCTTCGGCTCATGGCCGTTTCAGGGACTCTTTCCTACCTATCTGAAGTCGCTTGCATTCGAGCCTTTGACGATCACCTGGCTGACGATGACGTCGGCAGTCGGACAGGTGTTTGGCTTCTTCGCATCCGGTTTCATCGCGGAACGGCTCGGGCGGCGCGCGGGGATCAGTGCGATGCTAGGCGCGGGGGCGGTGTGCGTGGTGGCGCTGGTGTACAGCGTCAACCAGTTCCTGCTTGCCGAATGCTTCGCGTTTTTGAGCGGCTTTTTCCTCGTCGGATCGTCGGGCATCTGGGGAACGATACTGACGGAGAATCTGCCTCGCGAAGTGCGTGCGTCGGGAGTGGGCTTCCTCTATAACATCGGCGTCGTAGGTGGCGGTATTGCGCCGTACATCGTGCTGACGACCGTCAAGGCCGCCAGTATGACGATCGCGCTGGGTATCGCGGTCTTCACCATCGGCGCGGCACTGGCGGCGATCGTGATTCTGCGGTCGGTGCGCGAAACGAAGGGCATGCAGTTGAGCGAAATCGACGCTGGCGGTCATTAG
- a CDS encoding fumarylacetoacetate hydrolase family protein, with translation MKLLRYGPEGHEKPGLLDEQGAIRDASSLCADYTPAFFADGGIEKLRGADLARLPVVEGKPRLGSCIAQPGNFVAIGLNYVQHAIETNAPIPAEPIIFNKAPSCLSGPNDPVILPRGSTKCDWEVEIALVIGRRALYVPEETALDYVAGYCVCNDVSEREMQLEHGGQWVKGKMFPTFGPLGPWLVTPDEIDDVQNLGLWLELNGKRIQDSSTSDMIFRLATIVSYVSRHVLLQPGDVITTGTPPGVGLGMKPERFLKPGDVMELGVQGLGTQKQTVLAFEDSALA, from the coding sequence ATGAAGCTACTCAGATACGGACCCGAAGGACACGAGAAACCCGGGCTGCTCGACGAACAGGGTGCGATCCGCGATGCGTCGTCGCTATGCGCCGACTACACGCCCGCATTCTTCGCGGACGGCGGAATTGAAAAGCTGCGCGGCGCAGACCTGGCTCGCCTGCCTGTCGTCGAGGGCAAGCCGCGCCTCGGCTCATGCATCGCGCAGCCAGGCAACTTCGTCGCCATCGGCCTCAACTACGTGCAACACGCAATCGAGACCAACGCGCCGATTCCCGCCGAGCCGATCATCTTCAACAAGGCGCCGTCGTGCCTCTCGGGCCCGAACGATCCTGTCATCCTGCCGCGCGGCTCGACCAAGTGCGACTGGGAAGTGGAGATCGCGCTGGTGATCGGACGGCGCGCGCTGTATGTGCCGGAAGAGACTGCGCTCGACTACGTGGCCGGCTATTGCGTCTGCAACGACGTGTCCGAGCGCGAGATGCAACTCGAGCATGGCGGGCAGTGGGTAAAAGGCAAGATGTTCCCGACTTTCGGCCCGCTCGGTCCGTGGCTCGTGACGCCCGACGAAATCGACGACGTGCAGAATCTCGGCTTGTGGCTCGAACTCAACGGCAAGCGCATCCAGGACTCGTCGACATCGGACATGATCTTCCGCCTTGCGACGATCGTGTCATACGTCAGCCGTCATGTGTTGCTGCAACCTGGCGACGTGATCACGACGGGCACACCGCCCGGCGTTGGTCTCGGCATGAAGCCGGAGCGTTTCCTGAAACCAGGCGACGTGATGGAACTCGGTGTGCAAGGGCTCGGCACGCAGAAGCAGACCGTGCTCGCATTCGAAGATTCGGCGCTCGCTTGA
- a CDS encoding shikimate dehydrogenase family protein, translating into MNIDGATRLYAIIGDPVAQVRSPSVYTAHFARHDIHAVMFAAQASRDSFDTAMRGLMSLGNLDGLLITSPHKAAALAFADRLSTRAQIVGAINALRREPDGSWTGDMFDGVGFVSAAQKVMPLSGKRVLLFGCGGAGAAIAAELAAHGVHGISLVDPDANRARTLRDALAGHFRGCDASVDNDGGKYDIVINASIVGMKDDDGLPGDPGAIGAGSLVGDVVLKPPATPTVLVGLARERGAHVVTGQDMHGGQVDAILEFFDKGAR; encoded by the coding sequence ATGAACATCGACGGCGCTACCCGGCTGTACGCGATCATCGGCGACCCTGTCGCGCAGGTGCGCTCGCCATCGGTGTACACCGCGCACTTCGCGCGCCACGACATCCATGCCGTGATGTTCGCCGCGCAAGCCAGCCGGGATTCGTTCGATACAGCGATGCGCGGCCTGATGTCGCTCGGCAATCTCGACGGCTTGCTGATCACGTCGCCGCACAAGGCCGCCGCGCTCGCGTTCGCCGACCGGTTGTCGACGCGGGCGCAAATCGTCGGCGCGATCAATGCGTTGCGTCGCGAGCCTGATGGAAGCTGGACGGGCGACATGTTCGACGGCGTCGGCTTCGTGAGCGCGGCGCAGAAAGTCATGCCGCTCAGTGGAAAGCGCGTGCTGCTGTTCGGCTGCGGTGGCGCGGGCGCCGCGATTGCCGCAGAGCTGGCAGCGCACGGCGTCCACGGGATTTCGCTCGTCGATCCCGATGCCAATCGGGCGCGGACCTTGCGCGATGCGTTGGCCGGACATTTTCGCGGTTGCGATGCGAGCGTCGACAATGACGGCGGAAAGTACGACATCGTCATCAATGCTTCCATCGTCGGCATGAAGGACGATGATGGCTTGCCTGGCGATCCGGGCGCGATTGGCGCGGGAAGTTTAGTGGGCGACGTGGTGCTGAAGCCGCCCGCAACGCCGACTGTGCTGGTAGGACTCGCGCGGGAACGAGGTGCGCATGTGGTCACCGGACAGGACATGCACGGCGGCCAGGTCGACGCGATCCTCGAATTCTTCGACAAAGGAGCCCGATGA
- a CDS encoding acyl CoA:acetate/3-ketoacid CoA transferase, translating into MHIISTTEAASLVRDEDAVLISGSGGGHSVPEALLAAVEARFMSAGEPRNLTSISVVGVGDRAALGASHLAHEGLLRRAITSALVDSPGLVTLAVADKIEAYTFPQGVLSQLMRDMAGGRPGLITKTGLHTFVDPRQQGARQSPRTPAEFVELIELDGEEWLRFKPVPINVAFLRGTTADEDGNITMEQEAVLGEMLAMAQATRRAGGIVIVQVKRMATRNTLPPKQVKIPGILVDFVVVVPDQRQTYATDYDPSYAGELRVPLSEIKPLPFGPRKVIVRRAALELYPGAVCNLGAGISTGLSTVAAEEDLLDKVILTNEQGLIGGAPITGRDSGGAQNFAAMIEQPSQFDFYDGGGLDLAFLSFAEVDAQGNVNISRFGDKIIGVGGFINISQNAKCVIFSGTLTAGGLDIGWEAGQTVIREEGRHKKFVRKLEQVCYNATFARERGQTALYVTERAVFRIGAQGLELIEVAPGVDVERDIFAQMEFRPQVSPDLRTMDARLFRPAPLGIHDEVAARERRFRSARIAQWHAETQR; encoded by the coding sequence ATGCACATCATTTCAACGACTGAAGCGGCGTCGCTGGTGCGCGACGAAGACGCTGTTCTGATCAGCGGCTCGGGCGGCGGGCATTCGGTGCCCGAGGCTTTGCTCGCCGCAGTGGAGGCACGCTTCATGAGCGCGGGCGAGCCGCGCAATCTGACGTCGATCAGCGTGGTCGGCGTTGGCGACCGCGCGGCGCTCGGCGCGAGCCACCTCGCGCATGAAGGGCTGCTACGTCGCGCGATCACGAGCGCACTCGTCGATTCACCCGGCCTCGTCACGCTCGCTGTCGCCGACAAGATCGAGGCCTACACGTTTCCGCAAGGCGTGCTGTCGCAACTGATGCGAGACATGGCGGGCGGCCGGCCGGGCCTGATCACGAAAACAGGGCTTCACACCTTCGTCGATCCGCGTCAGCAAGGCGCGCGGCAAAGTCCGCGCACGCCCGCAGAGTTCGTCGAGCTGATCGAACTCGACGGCGAAGAATGGCTACGCTTCAAGCCTGTGCCGATCAACGTCGCATTCCTGCGCGGCACGACGGCCGATGAAGACGGCAACATCACGATGGAGCAGGAGGCCGTGCTCGGCGAAATGCTCGCGATGGCGCAAGCGACGCGGCGAGCGGGCGGCATCGTGATCGTTCAGGTCAAACGGATGGCGACGCGCAACACACTGCCGCCGAAGCAGGTGAAGATTCCCGGAATCCTCGTCGACTTCGTCGTCGTCGTGCCCGACCAGCGGCAGACCTATGCGACGGATTACGACCCGAGCTATGCGGGCGAATTGCGCGTACCGCTATCGGAAATCAAGCCGTTGCCGTTTGGGCCGCGCAAGGTCATCGTGCGGCGTGCTGCGCTCGAACTCTATCCGGGCGCCGTGTGCAATCTCGGCGCGGGTATTTCGACGGGGCTGTCGACGGTTGCCGCAGAAGAGGATTTGCTCGACAAGGTGATCCTGACCAACGAACAAGGTCTGATAGGTGGCGCGCCGATTACGGGCCGCGATTCGGGCGGCGCGCAGAATTTTGCCGCGATGATCGAACAGCCGTCGCAGTTCGACTTCTATGACGGCGGCGGCCTCGATCTCGCGTTCCTTTCGTTCGCCGAAGTCGACGCGCAAGGCAACGTGAATATCAGCCGCTTCGGCGACAAGATCATCGGCGTCGGTGGCTTCATCAACATCAGCCAGAACGCGAAGTGCGTGATCTTCAGCGGCACGTTGACGGCGGGAGGTCTCGACATCGGATGGGAAGCGGGGCAGACGGTCATACGCGAAGAAGGCCGTCACAAGAAGTTCGTGCGCAAGCTCGAACAGGTCTGCTACAACGCGACGTTTGCGCGCGAGCGCGGCCAGACCGCGCTGTATGTGACCGAGCGCGCCGTGTTCCGGATCGGCGCGCAAGGGCTCGAATTGATCGAAGTGGCGCCGGGCGTCGATGTCGAACGCGACATCTTCGCGCAGATGGAGTTTCGCCCGCAGGTGTCGCCGGATCTCAGGACGATGGACGCGCGTCTGTTCCGTCCCGCGCCGCTCGGCATTCACGACGAAGTGGCGGCGCGCGAACGCCGCTTCCGTTCGGCGCGCATCGCGCAGTGGCATGCGGAGACACAGCGATGA
- a CDS encoding MaoC family dehydratase has translation MAIKGVEIGQEFRFAKTVGETDVTLFAGLTGDFSDTHINEQYMQEKSSIGTRIAHGALLVGYMSTASTISIAHVIHRNDLEEFPVSAGYDRIRFIRPVLLGDTVTVIYRVAEIDEEKRRSTADMEVVNQRDEVVAAGRHIMKWAKKLSSK, from the coding sequence ATGGCCATCAAAGGCGTGGAGATCGGACAGGAATTCAGGTTCGCCAAGACGGTTGGCGAAACCGACGTAACGCTGTTCGCGGGGCTGACGGGCGACTTCAGCGACACCCACATCAACGAGCAGTACATGCAGGAGAAGTCGTCGATCGGCACGCGCATCGCGCATGGCGCGCTGCTGGTCGGCTACATGTCGACGGCTTCGACGATCAGCATTGCGCATGTGATCCATCGCAACGATCTCGAGGAGTTCCCCGTGTCAGCGGGATACGACCGCATCCGTTTCATTCGTCCCGTGCTGCTGGGCGATACCGTCACGGTGATCTACCGGGTTGCCGAAATCGACGAAGAGAAGCGCCGCAGCACCGCGGACATGGAGGTCGTGAACCAGCGCGACGAAGTCGTCGCGGCGGGGCGTCACATCATGAAATGGGCAAAGAAGCTTTCATCGAAGTAA
- a CDS encoding LacI family DNA-binding transcriptional regulator: MAKAARPTRHEQPAAPSVSVRPGAATLREVAELACVSKATVSRFINSPEVVSPSVRERIQIAIDHLGWVPHAAARALATQRTGTIGAVVPTLANEHFATAIQVLQDELEEKGYTLLLGCSEYDLQREYRQVRKMLERGVDAIAVVGEGHHPDLYALLDQRNVPCVSTFTFAAKQRSICVGVDNYRAFYDATNYLLGLGHRRIAMIAQNADTNDRAAARREGVRVALAEHGIAIHPAHMAEGFWGVQEGRRLFSQIMVAPIEPPTAIVCGNGSFATGAMLEAMAAGYDVPGHLSLIGFDDFEVMAELPIPITTVRVPSAEIGRRTAELLIAQLNGESDTQSVECEATLIVRESCAQPRSD, from the coding sequence ATGGCAAAGGCTGCGCGCCCCACTCGACATGAACAGCCGGCCGCGCCATCCGTTTCGGTCCGGCCGGGTGCTGCAACGCTGCGTGAAGTCGCGGAACTGGCGTGCGTGTCGAAGGCCACTGTGTCGCGCTTCATCAATTCGCCGGAGGTCGTGTCGCCGAGCGTGCGCGAGCGGATACAGATCGCCATCGATCATCTCGGCTGGGTGCCGCATGCCGCCGCGCGCGCGCTCGCGACGCAGCGAACGGGCACGATCGGCGCCGTCGTGCCGACGCTCGCCAACGAGCATTTCGCCACGGCCATCCAGGTCCTGCAGGACGAACTGGAAGAAAAGGGCTATACGTTGCTGCTCGGCTGCTCGGAATACGACCTGCAGCGCGAGTACCGGCAGGTTCGCAAGATGCTGGAGCGCGGTGTCGATGCGATCGCCGTAGTCGGCGAAGGTCATCACCCGGACCTCTACGCGCTGCTCGACCAGCGCAACGTGCCGTGCGTCAGCACCTTCACTTTCGCTGCGAAGCAACGTTCGATCTGCGTCGGCGTGGACAACTATCGCGCGTTTTACGATGCGACAAACTATCTGCTTGGCCTCGGCCATCGGCGGATCGCGATGATCGCGCAGAATGCCGATACCAATGACCGCGCCGCCGCGCGTCGCGAAGGCGTGCGCGTAGCGCTGGCCGAGCACGGCATCGCGATTCATCCCGCGCATATGGCGGAAGGTTTTTGGGGCGTTCAGGAAGGACGACGGCTGTTCAGCCAGATCATGGTCGCGCCGATCGAACCGCCGACAGCGATCGTATGCGGCAACGGATCATTCGCAACGGGCGCGATGCTGGAGGCAATGGCCGCCGGCTACGATGTGCCTGGCCATCTCAGCCTGATCGGCTTCGACGACTTTGAAGTGATGGCCGAATTGCCGATTCCGATCACGACCGTGCGCGTCCCGAGTGCGGAGATCGGCAGGCGCACCGCGGAACTGCTGATTGCACAGCTCAATGGTGAAAGCGATACGCAGAGCGTCGAATGCGAGGCAACCTTGATAGTGCGCGAGTCTTGCGCACAGCCGCGCTCTGATTGA
- a CDS encoding RidA family protein — translation MVDAVNPPGVWSPFGAFSMAVVQGDGQIVHLKGQVSLDVDGRVVGPGDMRAQVRKVLENIRDVLGAMGGFTTDVISLVHYATDIEAFMTTGNIRAEFFSAPYPVTTTVQIERLYHPDLVIEITAVAEIPRTRFHRP, via the coding sequence ATGGTCGATGCAGTGAACCCTCCCGGTGTCTGGTCACCGTTCGGTGCATTCTCGATGGCCGTCGTTCAGGGCGATGGTCAGATCGTGCATCTGAAAGGCCAGGTTTCGCTGGACGTCGATGGACGCGTGGTAGGTCCTGGCGATATGCGCGCGCAGGTGCGCAAGGTTCTCGAGAACATCCGTGATGTTCTCGGCGCGATGGGTGGATTCACGACCGACGTGATTTCGCTGGTCCACTACGCAACGGATATCGAAGCGTTCATGACGACCGGCAACATCCGCGCGGAGTTTTTCTCAGCGCCCTATCCCGTCACGACAACCGTCCAGATCGAACGGCTTTACCATCCGGATCTGGTGATCGAAATCACTGCCGTTGCGGAAATACCGCGCACCAGATTCCATCGTCCGTAA
- a CDS encoding LysR family transcriptional regulator produces the protein MNDKLSVLRLFTRVARTSSFTRAGRELGISQPSVSRQISELEADVGTALFVRSTRAVKLTEAGVDYLTRVEAILDALEEADHAARGSTELRGRLRVALSTSFGIREVIPRIDRFMEMHPALYIDLLMSDDRQDLITEGVDVAIRFGALPDSSATSRLLGRSPRLLVAAPIYLARNGRPVEPAELSQHAFVTGPSSAASLGWTLRKDGREAVFRGDGRITSTVNEAATAAAVAGLGILVIGLWGCRSEIADGRLVSILEDWQLEPVEIHAVFPTGRAARPAARALISFLVEELAPISVDVDARTRGR, from the coding sequence ATGAATGACAAGTTGTCCGTGTTGCGGCTGTTCACACGCGTTGCGCGTACGTCGAGCTTCACCCGGGCGGGGCGGGAACTCGGCATCAGCCAGCCGTCCGTGTCGAGACAGATCTCCGAGCTCGAAGCGGACGTCGGTACGGCGTTGTTCGTCAGGAGCACCCGCGCGGTCAAGCTGACGGAAGCGGGCGTCGATTACCTGACGCGCGTTGAAGCGATCCTCGACGCGCTCGAAGAAGCGGATCACGCCGCGCGCGGATCGACGGAACTGCGCGGACGTCTACGCGTGGCGCTGTCGACGAGCTTTGGCATACGCGAGGTGATTCCGCGTATCGACCGCTTTATGGAGATGCACCCGGCGCTCTACATCGATTTGCTGATGTCGGATGATCGTCAGGATCTGATTACAGAAGGAGTCGATGTCGCAATCCGATTCGGCGCGCTGCCGGATTCGAGCGCGACGTCGAGACTGCTTGGGCGTTCGCCCCGGCTGCTGGTTGCCGCGCCTATCTATCTGGCGCGGAATGGCCGTCCGGTTGAACCAGCCGAACTGAGCCAGCATGCGTTCGTCACGGGCCCGTCGAGTGCCGCGTCATTGGGGTGGACGCTGCGCAAGGACGGGCGTGAAGCGGTTTTTCGAGGGGACGGGCGCATCACATCGACCGTGAACGAAGCGGCCACGGCGGCCGCTGTCGCCGGTTTGGGCATTCTGGTTATCGGTCTGTGGGGATGCCGCAGCGAGATCGCGGATGGCCGGCTCGTGTCGATACTCGAAGACTGGCAACTCGAACCTGTTGAAATCCACGCGGTATTTCCGACGGGCCGCGCCGCGCGTCCCGCGGCGCGGGCGTTGATCAGCTTTCTGGTGGAAGAGCTTGCGCCGATTTCGGTGGATGTCGATGCGAGGACGCGGGGGCGATAG
- a CDS encoding peroxiredoxin-like family protein, with protein sequence MNLQQKLDAFKSNFETKVAPPAVVDVFHRTTAELIATGQAERSLKVGDIAPTFTLTNAEGEVVSSAEMLEHGPLVVTFYRGVWCPYCNIDLQAIEEVADEIRALGASLVSISMQTATNSVKSQRQNKLSYPILVDEGGKTADGFGIRFRLQDELIDTYKGFNVDLPVINGEPSWTLPMPARYVIAQDGTIAYAEVSPDYTKRPDPSELVAALKNLKTAA encoded by the coding sequence ATGAACCTGCAACAGAAACTGGATGCCTTCAAGTCGAACTTCGAGACCAAGGTCGCGCCGCCCGCAGTCGTCGACGTCTTTCACAGGACCACGGCCGAGCTGATCGCAACGGGTCAGGCGGAGCGCTCGCTGAAAGTCGGCGACATCGCACCGACTTTCACGCTGACCAATGCCGAGGGCGAAGTCGTCTCGTCGGCAGAGATGCTGGAGCACGGGCCGCTGGTCGTGACGTTTTACCGGGGCGTCTGGTGCCCGTATTGCAACATCGACCTGCAGGCCATCGAAGAAGTCGCGGACGAGATTCGCGCGCTGGGTGCGAGCCTGGTTTCGATCTCGATGCAAACCGCGACGAACAGCGTGAAATCGCAACGCCAAAACAAACTCAGCTATCCGATCCTCGTCGATGAAGGCGGCAAGACAGCTGATGGGTTCGGAATCCGCTTCCGGCTGCAAGACGAGCTGATCGACACTTACAAAGGCTTCAATGTCGATCTGCCTGTCATCAACGGCGAGCCGAGCTGGACGCTGCCGATGCCCGCTCGATACGTGATCGCGCAAGATGGCACGATCGCTTATGCCGAAGTGAGCCCGGATTACACGAAGCGCCCCGACCCGAGCGAGCTGGTAGCGGCTTTGAAGAATCTGAAAACGGCTGCTTGA
- a CDS encoding LysR family transcriptional regulator → MSTVEGLERDDDLARLRRLFLFDAVCETGGIGLAAARAGRTQPAVSLAIGKLESSFGGALFERGYGGSELTAEGVILHRRVRRMLDQMERAVADLTGDADVRTAHVGTICRHLTDSQVRCHIAIAHCGSAAEAAQQLGISQPAVHRAARQIEQTVGATLYRRRVHSVSANAAGIEFARCLSLAMYEIAQAREDLAHARGQLTGKISLGVLPMLAPRLVARAIERLRRQYPDAKVTVDEGSHSQLLRELRFGNIDVIIGALREPRLTGSIQENELFADPYVVAVRKGHGLAGKARIAARDLASFDWVVPQRNLPRRAAIDSMLARLPGKPPLVVETSSLAMMMAMLVESDCITLLSRSQIREAYPGSEMVALELETPEASRVVGYTLRTDWLGTPMQQAFIEQLVQECRATQHGQHNRDEYNA, encoded by the coding sequence ATGTCGACTGTTGAAGGGCTGGAGAGGGACGATGATCTGGCGCGTTTGCGGCGCCTGTTTCTATTCGATGCCGTCTGCGAAACAGGCGGTATCGGCCTTGCGGCGGCGCGCGCGGGACGCACTCAACCGGCCGTCAGTCTTGCCATCGGCAAGCTCGAATCGAGCTTTGGCGGCGCGCTATTCGAGCGCGGTTACGGCGGCAGCGAACTGACGGCAGAGGGCGTGATCCTGCACCGGCGCGTGCGGCGCATGCTCGACCAGATGGAGCGCGCCGTCGCCGATCTGACGGGCGATGCGGACGTGCGTACCGCCCACGTCGGCACGATTTGCCGTCATTTGACGGATTCGCAGGTGCGCTGTCATATCGCCATTGCGCATTGCGGATCGGCAGCCGAGGCCGCGCAACAACTGGGCATCTCGCAACCAGCCGTGCATCGCGCGGCGCGCCAGATCGAGCAGACGGTCGGCGCGACGCTTTACCGGCGCCGCGTGCATAGCGTGTCGGCGAACGCGGCGGGTATCGAGTTCGCGCGCTGCCTGAGTCTCGCGATGTACGAAATCGCGCAGGCTCGCGAAGATCTCGCGCATGCGCGCGGACAGCTGACGGGCAAGATCTCGCTCGGCGTGCTGCCGATGCTCGCACCGCGTCTTGTCGCGCGTGCGATTGAGCGGCTGCGTCGTCAGTACCCCGATGCCAAGGTGACGGTCGACGAGGGCTCGCATTCGCAGCTGTTGCGAGAGCTGCGCTTTGGCAATATCGATGTGATCATCGGTGCGCTGCGCGAGCCGCGTCTGACGGGATCGATTCAGGAGAACGAGTTGTTTGCGGACCCGTATGTGGTGGCCGTCAGAAAGGGGCATGGGCTCGCGGGCAAAGCGAGGATCGCCGCGCGCGACCTCGCTTCGTTCGACTGGGTGGTGCCGCAACGCAACCTGCCGCGGCGCGCGGCAATCGACTCGATGCTTGCGCGCCTGCCCGGCAAACCGCCGCTCGTGGTCGAGACCAGTTCCCTCGCGATGATGATGGCGATGCTCGTGGAAAGCGATTGCATCACGTTGCTCTCGCGCTCGCAGATCCGCGAGGCGTATCCGGGCAGCGAGATGGTTGCGCTGGAACTCGAGACGCCGGAGGCCAGCCGGGTGGTCGGCTACACGCTCAGAACGGATTGGCTCGGAACGCCGATGCAGCAGGCGTTTATCGAGCAGCTGGTTCAGGAATGCAGGGCCACGCAGCACGGTCAGCACAATCGGGACGAGTACAACGCTTGA
- a CDS encoding amidohydrolase family protein, producing the protein MSVVVDTHTHAISPDKVRYPLAPVGGHQSEWSAKRPVSFEGLLAAMDEAGIGRAVVVQASTVYGNDNSYVVEAVRSHPDRFAGVFSIDVLAADAVTQMQRWLDAGLSGLRLFTTGSTMPGQAGWLDDERSFPVWDYAQKHDVSICLQMTAQGIPALLNMLSRFPDIRVLLDHLARPELAGGPPYEAAAPLFSLASHRGVYLKLTNRTIAEASRGASTPAEFFPRVLEAFGAQRIAWGSNFPAAEGTLPQLLADARDSLSTLPADARNAIFGDTARALYPVLAR; encoded by the coding sequence ATGTCTGTCGTCGTCGACACACACACCCACGCAATTTCCCCGGATAAAGTGCGATATCCGCTCGCGCCCGTCGGCGGCCATCAATCGGAATGGTCGGCGAAGCGGCCCGTCAGCTTTGAAGGCTTGCTCGCCGCCATGGATGAAGCCGGCATCGGCCGCGCGGTCGTCGTGCAGGCATCGACGGTATACGGCAACGACAATAGTTATGTGGTCGAGGCGGTGCGCAGCCACCCTGACCGCTTCGCAGGCGTGTTCTCGATCGACGTGCTGGCCGCCGACGCCGTCACGCAGATGCAGCGCTGGCTCGACGCGGGTCTGAGTGGCCTGCGTCTGTTCACGACCGGCAGCACGATGCCGGGCCAGGCGGGCTGGCTGGACGACGAGCGTTCGTTTCCCGTCTGGGACTATGCGCAGAAGCACGACGTTTCGATCTGTCTGCAGATGACGGCGCAAGGCATTCCCGCGTTGCTGAACATGCTGTCGCGCTTCCCTGACATCCGTGTGCTGCTCGACCACCTCGCGCGCCCGGAACTGGCAGGCGGCCCGCCCTACGAAGCGGCCGCACCGCTCTTCAGCCTTGCGTCGCATCGAGGCGTGTATCTGAAGCTGACCAATCGCACGATTGCCGAGGCTTCGCGCGGCGCATCGACGCCCGCCGAGTTCTTCCCGCGCGTGCTCGAAGCATTCGGCGCTCAACGCATCGCATGGGGCTCCAACTTCCCCGCCGCCGAAGGCACGCTGCCGCAATTGCTCGCCGATGCGCGCGACAGTCTGTCGACGCTACCCGCCGACGCGCGCAACGCGATTTTCGGCGATACGGCACGCGCGCTCTATCCCGTGCTCGCCCGCTGA